One window from the genome of Fulvivirga lutea encodes:
- a CDS encoding CBS domain-containing protein has translation MGEHITKTVSSEHEHSTFLSHLLSDIKALEYMLNHQLIESGIARIGAEQEFCLVDDSFRPSDKAVEILHSINDSHFTTELAKYNLEINLDPEVLEANCFKVMEVKLLDLLALAGNHAQKFDNKILLTGILPTISKNTLEYHYLTPIPRYYALNERMKELRGDDFSLHLKGVDELTIKHSSVLFEACNTSFQMHLQVDPENFADSYNWSQAIAGPVLAACTNSPLLLGRELWSENRIALFQQSIDTRSSSYALKDQLARVSFGQKWVKDSIVNIYKEDISRFPIILTKEIQENSENLVKQGKIPKLEALNLHSGTIYKWNRACYGAAGGKAHVRIENRYIPAGPNVKDEMANFVFWAGLMLSQDGKYRNIAAKMDFKDAKSNFLKAARYGKESILIWDNKHWNAPDLILKVLLPLAKSGLKKLKINEQDISDYLTIIEKRVKGTSGSQWIINNYRKLNGTYKKDDSLVKLCECTFEHQQKNIPIHRWPDCKLKLKFSVSSTIEHIMSTQLITVRAKDSAQLALSIMNWNNIHHMPVDDGRGKLMGLLTYRHISKLNTPDIDSARVADIMVEEVISITPNTPIKEAIEIMKKNEFGCLPVIEHEELVGIVTIKDVTPFD, from the coding sequence ATGGGAGAGCACATAACCAAAACAGTTAGCTCAGAACATGAGCATAGCACCTTTTTATCACATCTGCTCAGTGATATTAAGGCCTTAGAGTATATGCTCAATCATCAGCTAATAGAATCAGGCATAGCAAGAATAGGTGCAGAGCAAGAATTTTGCCTGGTAGATGATAGCTTCAGGCCATCTGATAAAGCGGTGGAAATTCTTCACTCCATCAATGATAGTCACTTCACTACAGAATTGGCTAAATATAATCTTGAGATAAATCTCGATCCGGAAGTTTTAGAAGCAAACTGTTTCAAAGTAATGGAAGTTAAATTGTTGGATTTACTTGCCCTTGCTGGTAATCATGCTCAAAAGTTTGACAATAAAATTTTACTAACGGGAATATTACCAACCATCTCAAAAAACACCCTTGAGTACCATTATCTCACTCCTATTCCCAGGTATTATGCCTTGAATGAACGAATGAAAGAACTTCGGGGAGATGATTTTAGCTTGCATTTAAAGGGTGTAGATGAGCTTACCATTAAGCACAGCTCGGTACTGTTTGAAGCCTGCAACACCAGCTTTCAAATGCACCTACAAGTTGATCCCGAAAACTTCGCTGATTCGTACAACTGGTCGCAAGCCATTGCAGGGCCGGTGCTAGCTGCATGCACCAATTCTCCCCTATTATTAGGCCGAGAATTATGGAGTGAAAATAGGATCGCATTATTTCAGCAAAGTATTGATACCAGATCATCATCCTATGCATTGAAAGATCAACTAGCCCGTGTTTCTTTTGGTCAGAAATGGGTGAAAGATTCCATTGTTAATATTTACAAAGAAGATATTTCCAGATTCCCAATCATACTCACTAAGGAAATTCAAGAAAATAGCGAAAACTTAGTTAAACAAGGCAAAATTCCTAAGCTCGAAGCACTGAATTTACATAGCGGAACTATTTATAAATGGAATAGAGCTTGTTATGGGGCAGCAGGTGGTAAAGCGCATGTAAGAATAGAAAACCGGTACATACCTGCCGGGCCAAATGTGAAAGATGAAATGGCAAATTTTGTGTTTTGGGCTGGCCTCATGTTGAGCCAAGACGGCAAATACAGAAATATTGCCGCTAAAATGGATTTTAAGGATGCAAAATCAAACTTTCTAAAGGCTGCACGATATGGCAAAGAGTCTATATTAATATGGGACAATAAGCATTGGAATGCCCCGGATCTTATTTTAAAAGTACTTCTTCCCCTGGCAAAATCGGGATTAAAAAAGCTCAAAATAAATGAGCAAGACATCAGTGATTATTTAACAATTATTGAGAAAAGAGTGAAGGGTACAAGTGGGAGTCAATGGATTATTAATAACTATAGAAAATTAAATGGCACGTATAAAAAGGACGACTCATTGGTGAAATTGTGCGAATGCACGTTTGAGCATCAACAAAAAAATATTCCCATACATCGGTGGCCAGATTGCAAGTTAAAATTGAAATTTTCGGTTTCGTCAACCATTGAACATATTATGTCGACTCAGTTAATTACAGTAAGAGCTAAAGACTCGGCACAGTTGGCGTTAAGCATTATGAATTGGAATAACATTCATCATATGCCCGTTGATGACGGGCGCGGCAAACTTATGGGCCTGCTCACCTATCGTCATATATCTAAACTAAACACACCAGATATTGACTCCGCTAGGGTGGCAGACATAATGGTTGAAGAAGTAATATCTATTACTCCTAATACACCCATAAAAGAGGCTATTGAAATTATGAAGAAAAATGAATTCGGCTGTCTACCAGTTATAGAGCATGAAGAACTGGTGGGCATTGTAACTATTAAAGATGTAACACCTTTTGATTAA